The following are encoded in a window of Scophthalmus maximus strain ysfricsl-2021 chromosome 6, ASM2237912v1, whole genome shotgun sequence genomic DNA:
- the LOC118309570 gene encoding myosin heavy chain, fast skeletal muscle — protein MSGDPEMQCFGPAAIYLRKPERERIEAQNTPFDAKTAYYVTEPTEMYLKGKLVKKEGGKATVEIKGGKTLIVKDDDIFPMNPPKYDKIEDMAMMTHLSEPSVLYNLKERYAAWMIYTYSGLFCVTVNPYKWLPVYDSVVVSGYRGKKRIEAPPHIFSISDNAYQFMLQDRENQSILITGESGAGKTVNTKRVIQYFATIAVAGGKKPEQTTGKIQGSLEDQIIAANPLLEAYGNAKTVRNDNSSRFGKFIRIHFGTTGKLASADIETYLLEKSRVTFQLSAERSYHIFYQLMTGHKPELIEALLITTNPFDYPMVSQGEITVKSIDDVEEFIATDTAIDILGFTADEKMGIYKLTGAVVHHGNMKFKQKQREEQAEPDGNEEADKIAYLMGLNSADMLKALCYPRVKVGNEMVVKGQTVPQVHNSVMALSKSVYEKMFLWMVVRINEMLDTKQPRNFFIGVLDIAGFEIFDYNSLEQLCINFTNEKLQQFFNHHMFVLEQEEYKKEGIEWEFIDFGMDLAACIELIEKPMGIFSILEEECMFPKASDITFKNKLYDQHLGKSAPFQKPKPAKGKAEAHFSLAHYAGCVDYNVVGWLDKNKDPLNDSVIQLYQKSSVKLLSHLYASHAAADDAKGGKKAGKKKGGSFQTVSALFRENLGKLMTNLRSTHPHFVRCLIPNESKTPGLMENFLVIHQLRCNGVLEGIRICRKGFPSRIQYGDFKQRYKVLNASVIPEGQFIDNKKASEKLLASIDVDKSQYRFGHTKVFFKAGLLGTLEEMRDEKLVELVTMTQALCRGSLMRREFAKMMQRREAIYSIQYNIRAFMNVKTWPWMKLYFRIKPLLKSAETEKEMAQMKEDFEKTKEDLAKALAKKKELEEKMVSLLQEKNDLQLQIQSEGENLCDAEERCEGLIKAKIQLEAKVKETSERLEDEEEMNAELTAKKRKLEDECSELKKDIDDLELTLAKVEKEKHATENKVKNLVEEMSSQDEIILKLSKEKKALQEAHQQTLDDLQAEEDKVNTLTKAKTKLEQQVDDIEGSLEQERKLRMDLERAKRKLEGDLKLAHESVMDLENDKQQSEEKIKKRDFEMSQLLSKIEDEQALSIQLHKKIKELQARIEELEEEIEAERAARAKVEKQRSDLSRELEEISERLEEAGGATSVQIDMNKKREAEFLKLRRDLEESTLQHEATAAALRKKQADSVAELGEQIDNLQRVKQKLEKEKSEFKMEIDDLSSNMESVAKSKGNLEKMCRSLEDQLSEFKTKNEEHMRQLNELNVQKSRLMTENGEVGRQLEEKESLVSQLTRGKQAHIHQIEELKRQLEEEIKAKNALAHAVQSSRHDCDLLREQYEEEQEAKSELQRAMSKANSEVAQWRTKYETDAIQRTEELEESKKKLAQRLQDAEESIEAVNAKCASLEKTKQRLQGEVEDMMIDVERANALAANLDKKQRNFDKVLAEWKQKYEESQAELEGAQKESRALSTEMFKMKNSYEESLDHLETLKRENKNLQQEISDLTEYIGESGKTIHELEKGKKAVETEKGEIQTALEEAEATLEHEESKIMRVQLELTQVKNEIDRKLAEKDEEIEQIKRNSLRVIETMQSTLDAEIRSRNDAMRVKKKMEGDLNEMEIQLSHANRQAAEAQKQLRNVQGQLKDALLHLDEAIRSQEDMKEQVAMVERRNNLMLAEIEELRVALEQTERSRKVAEQELVDASERVGLLHSQNTNLINTKRKLEADLVQIQGEVEDAVQEARNAEEKAKKAITDAAMMAEELKKEQDTSSHLERMKKNLEVTVKDLQHRLDEAENLALKGGKKQLQKLEARVRELESEVEAEQRRGAEAVKGVRKYERRVKELTYQTEEDKKNIARLQDLVDKLQVKVKSYKRQSEEAEEQANTHLSRYRKVQHEMEEAQERADIAETQVNKLRAKSREFGRGKEAEE, from the exons ATGAGTGGGGACCCGGAAATGCAGTGTTTTGGCCCGGCGGCCATTTACCTCCGCAAACCTGAAAGGGAAAGAATAGAGGCTCAAAACACTCCCTTTGATGCCAAAACAGCTTATTATGTAACTGAGCccactgaaatgtatttgaaagGGAAACTAGTGAAGAAGGAGGGTGGCAAAGCCACAGTGGAAATTAAGGGCGGGAAG aCTCTCATTGTAAAGGATGATGACATCTTCCCCATGAACCCTCCGAAGTACGATAAGATTGAGGACATGGCCATGATGACCCACCTCAGTGAGCCTTCTGTGCTGTATAACCTCAAAGAGCGCTATGCAGCATGGATGATCTAC ACCTACTCCGGGCTGTTCTGCGTCACTGTGAACCCCTACAAGTGGCTCCCAGTGTATGATTCAGTGGTTGTTTCCGGatacagaggaaaaaagaggattGAGGCTCCACCCcacatcttctccatctctgaTAACGCCTATCAGTTCATGCTCCAAG ATCGTGAGAATCAGTCGATCCTGATTAC TGGAGAATCCGGTGCAGGAAAGACTGTCAACACTAAACGTGTCATCCAGTACTTTGCGACAATCGCAGtggctggaggaaaaaaacctgaGCAGACTACTGGTAAAATACAG GGGTCGCTGGAGGATCAAATCATTGCAGCCAACCCACTGCTGGAGGCTTATGGAAATGCCAAAACTGTGAGGAATGACAACTCATCCCGCTTT GGTAAATTCATCAGGATCCATTTTGGAACAACTGGAAAATTGGCTTCGGCTGATATTGAAACAT ATCTGCTGGAGAAGTCTCGAGTGACGTTCCAGCTGTCTGCTGAGAGAAGTTACCACATCTTCTATCAGCTCATGACAGGCCACAAACCTGAGCTCATAG AGGCTCTCCTCATCACCACCAACCCGTTTGACTATCCAATGGTCAGTCAGGGTGAAATCACTGTGAAGAGTATCGATGACGTTGAAGAATTCATCGCCACTGAC actGCTATTGATATCCTGGGATTCACTGCTGATGAGAAGATGGGCATTTACAAGCTGACTGGAGCTGTGGTGCATCATGGAAACATGAAATTCAAGCAGAAGCAGCGTGAAGAGCAGGCTGAGCCTGATGGCAATGAGG aGGCTGACAAAATCGCTTACCTTATGGGACTGAACTCTGCTGATATGCTGAAGGCATTGTGTTACCCAAGAGTCAAGGTTGGCAATGAAATGGTGGTTAAAGGTCAAACTGTGCCACAG GTGCATAATTCAGTCATGGCTCTCTCAAAGTCtgtctatgagaaaatgttCCTGTGGATGGTCGTCAGAATCAATGAGATGCTGGATACCAAGCAGCCCCGGAACTTTTTCATCGGTGTCTTAGATATCGCTGGGTTTGAAATCTTTGAT TACAACAGCTTGGAGCAGCTGTGCATCAACTTCACCAATGAAAAACTGCAACAGTTTTTCAACCACCACATGTTTGTCCTGGAGCAAGAAGAGTACAAGAAAGAGGGAATTGAATGGGAGTTCATTGACTTTGGTATGGATCTGGCTGCCTGCATTGAGCTTATTGAGAAG CCAATGGGCATCTTCTCCATCCTTGAAGAGGAGTGCATGTTCCCCAAGGCGTCAGACATAACCTTCAAGAACAAACTGTACGACCAGCATCTTGGTAAAAGTGCCCCCTTCCAGAAACCCAAACCTGCCAAAGGCAAGGCTGAAGCCCACTTCTCTTTGGCACATTATGCTGGTTGTGTTGATTACAATGTCGTTGGCTGGCTGGACAAGAACAAAGACCCCCTGAATGACTCAGTGATTCAGCTCTACCAGAAGTCTTCAGTCAAACTGCTGTCTCACCTCTATGCATCACATGCCGCAGCAGACG ATGCTAAAGGTGGAAAGAAAGCTGGCAAGAAGAAGGGTGGTTCCTTCCAGACGGTGTCAGCTCTCTTCAGG GAAAACTTGGGGAAGCTGATGACCAACTTGAGGAGCACTCACCCACATTTTGTGCGCTGTTTGATtccaaatgaatcaaaaacaccAG GTCTTATGGAGAACTTCCTGGTCATCCACCAGCTCCGGTGTAACGGTGTGCTGGAAGGAATCAGGATCTGCAGGAAAGGTTTCCCCAGCAGAATCCAATATGGGGACTTCAAGCAGAG ATACAAAGTATTGAATGCTAGTGTCATCCCTGAGGGACAGTTCATTGACAACAAGAAGGCCTCAGAGAAACTACTGGCATCCATCGATGTGGACAAATCACAGTACAGATTTGGCCACACAAAG GTGTTCTTCAAAGCTGGTCTGCTGGGAACtctggaggagatgagagatgagaaaCTGGTTGAGCTGGTCACAATGACTCAGGCTCTCTGCAGAGGTTCCCTCATGAGACGAGAATTTGCCAAGATGATGCAGAGAAG GGAGGCCATTTACTCTATTCAGTACAACATCCGTGCATTCATGAATGTCAAAACATGGCCATGGATGAAGCTGTACTTCAGAATCAAGCCTCTTCTGAAGAGTGCAGAGACTGAGAAAGAGATGGCCCAAATGAAAGAGGACTTTGAAAAGACCAAAGAGGACCTAGCAAAGGCTCTGGCCAAGAAGAAAgaactggaggagaagatggtttctctgctgcaggagaagaatgACTTGCAGCTGCAAATTCAGTCT GAAGGTGAAAACCTCTGTGATGCTGAGGAAAGGTGTGAGGGGCTCATTAAAGCAAAAATCCAGCTTGAGGCCAAAGTCAAAGAGACGTCTGAGAgactggaggatgaggaggaaatgaatgCTGAGTTGACTgcaaagaagaggaagctggaggacgaATGCTCTGAGTTGAAGAAAGACATTGATGACTTGGAGCTCACCCTGGCGAAGGTGGAAAAGGAGAAACATGCCACTGAGAACAAG GTCAAAAACCTGGTTGAAGAAATGTCTTCTCAAGATGAGATCATTTTGAAATtgagcaaagagaagaaagccCTCCAGGAGGCCCATCAGCAGACCCTGGATGATCTGcaggcagaggaagacaaagtcAACACTCTGACAAAGGCCAAGACCAAGCTGGAGCAGCAAGTGGATGAT ATTGAAGGTTCCTTGGAGCAAGAGAGGAAACTCCGAATGGACCTTGAACGAGCAAAAAGGAAGCTCGAGGGCGACCTGAAACTGGCCCATGAATCCGTAATGGATTTGGAGAACGACAAGCAGCAATCAGAGGAGAAAATTAAGAA GAGAGACTTTGAGATGAGCCAGCTCCTCAGCAAGATAGAAGATGAACAGGCACTCAGTATTCAGCTTCACAAGAAAATCAAGGAACTGCAG GCTCGTATTGAGGAGCTAGAGGAGGAGATTGAGGCTGAGAGAGCTGCTCGGGCCAAGGTGGAGAAGCAGAGGTCTGATCTCTCCAGGGAACTCGAAGAGATCAGCGAGAGGCttgaagaagctggaggagcaaCGTCTGTACAGATTGATATGAACAAGAAGCGTGAGGCTGAGTTCCTGAAGCTGCGTCGTGATCTCGAAGAGTCCACCCTACAGCATGAAGctactgctgcagctctgcgcAAGAAGCAGGCCGACAGTGTGGCAGAGCTGGGAGAGCAGATTGATAACCTCCAGAGAGTCAAACAGaagctggagaaagagaaaagtgaattCAAGATGGAGATCGATGACCTCAGCAGCAATATGGAGTCTGTCGCcaaatcaaaa GGGAACCTGGAGAAAATGTGCCGTTCACTTGAGGATCAACTAAGTGAATTTAAGACCAAGAATGAAGAGCATATGCGTCAGTTAAATGAACTGAATGTTCAAAAATCAAGGCTGATGACTGAAAATG GGGAAGTTGGTCGACAGTTGGAGGAAAAGGAGTCTCTTGTTTCACAGCTTACGAGGGGCAAACAGGCTCATATTCATCAGATTGAGGAGCTCAAAAGGCAACTTGAGGAAGAAATCAAG GCCAAGAACGCCCTGGCTCATGCGGTTCAGTCGTCTCGTCATGACTGCGACCTGCTCAGAGAGCAgtatgaggaggagcaggaggccaagTCTGAGCTGCAGCGAGCGATGTCCAAGGCCAACAGCGAGGTGGCTCAGTGGAGAACAAAATACGAGACTGATGCCATTCAGCGCactgaggagctggaggagtctAA GAAAAAGCTTGCCCAGCGTCTTCAGGACGCAGAGGAATCCATCGAGGCTGTGAACGCAAAATGTGCCTCtctggaaaagacaaaacagagactTCAGGGTGAAGTAGAGGACATGATGATCGACGTGGAGAGAGCTAATGCTCTGGCCGCTAACCTCGACAAGAAGCAAAGAAACTTTGACAAG GTTCTTGCGGAGTGGAAGCAGAAGTATGAGGAGAGCCAGGCGGAGCTGGAGGGAGCTCAGAAGGAGTCTCGCGCTTTGAGTACAGAGATGTTCAAGATGAAAAACTCATATGAAGAATCTCTGGACCACTTGGAGACCCTGAAGAGGGAAAACAAGAACCTGCAAC AGGAAATCTCTGATTTGACTGAATATATTGGTGAATCAGGAAAGACAATCCATGAactggaaaaggggaaaaaggcagtggagacagagaaaggagaaatCCAAACTGctctggaggaggcagag GCTACACTGGAGCATGAAGAATCAAAGATCATGCGTGTTCAGCTGGAGCTCACTCaggtgaaaaatgaaattgacAGGAAACTTGcagagaaggacgaggagatTGAGCAGATCAAGCGGAACAGCCTGAGAGTGATCGAGACGATGCAGAGCACTTTGGATGCCGAGATCAGGAGCAGGAACGATGCCATGAGAGtcaagaagaagatggagggagacctCAATGAGATGGAGATTCAGCTGAGCCATGCCAACCGCCAGGCAGCCGAAGCCCAGAAACAGCTGAGAAACGTGCAAGGGCAGCTTAAG GATGCCCTGCTTCATCTTGACGAAGCCATTAGAAGCCAGGAAGACATGAAAGAGCAGGTTGCCATGGTGGAGCGCAGGAACAACCTGATGCTGGCTGAGATCGAGGAGCTGAGAGTTGCTCTggagcagacggagagaagcCGCAAAGTGGCTGAACAGGAGCTGGTGGATGCCAGCGAGCGCGTGGGACTGCTGCACTCTCAG aacacaaatctcataaacaCTAAAAGGAAGTTGGAGGCCGACCTTGTCCAGATCCAAGGTGAAGTAGAGGATGCTGTTCAGGAAGCAAGAAATGCTGAAGAAAAGGCGAAGAAGGCCATCACTGAT GCTGCCATGATGGCagaagagctgaagaaggagcaggacaCCAGCTCTCActtggagaggatgaagaagaacctgGAGGTGACAGTGAAGGACCTGCAGCACCGCCTTGATGAGGCTGAGAATCTGGCCCTGAAGGGAGGCAAGAAGCAGCTCCAGAAACTGGAGGCTAGG GTACGAGAACTAGAGTCTGAAGTCGAGGCAGAGCAGAGGCGTGGCGCTGAAGCTGTGAAAGGCGTCCGGAAATATGAGCGCAGAGTGAAGGAGCTGACCTACCAG ACTGAAGAGGACAAGAAGAATATTGCCCGACTTCAGGATCTGGTGGACAAGCTTCAGGTCAAAGTGAAATCCTACAAGAGGCAGTCTGAGGAAGCT gaggagcaggccaaCACTCACCTGTCCAGGTACAGGAAGGTTCAGcatgagatggaggaggctcAGGAGCGAGCTGACATCGCTGAGACTCAGGTCAACAAGCTGAGAGCCAAGAGCCGCGAATTCGGCAGG GGAAAGGAGGCTGAAGAATGA